From one Leifsonia soli genomic stretch:
- a CDS encoding Fur family transcriptional regulator, whose translation MVKRNTWQREAVREALTSTEGFISAQGLHLSLHEAGSPIGLATVYRALADLASEGDADSLQSPEGESLYRACTTGHHHHLICRNCGLTVEIEADAVEQWARQAAAAHGFTQAQHVVDVFGLCASCTATSDLAGTASMP comes from the coding sequence ATGGTGAAGCGGAACACCTGGCAGCGGGAAGCCGTCCGCGAGGCTCTGACCTCGACGGAGGGCTTCATCAGCGCGCAGGGCCTGCACCTGAGCCTGCACGAGGCGGGCTCCCCCATCGGCCTGGCGACCGTGTACCGCGCGCTCGCCGACCTCGCTTCCGAGGGCGACGCGGACTCGCTCCAGTCGCCGGAGGGCGAGAGCCTCTACCGCGCGTGCACGACCGGGCACCACCACCATCTGATCTGCCGCAACTGCGGCCTGACGGTCGAGATCGAGGCGGATGCGGTCGAGCAGTGGGCGCGGCAGGCGGCCGCCGCCCACGGGTTCACCCAGGCGCAGCACGTCGTCGACGTCTTCGGGTTGTGCGCGTCCTGCACGGCCACGAGCGATTTGGCCGGCACCGCGTCCATGCCGTAG
- a CDS encoding metal ABC transporter permease produces the protein MMHLDLWQQLFDFTDYGELLLLVKNSIFAGAVLGIVGGLIGVFVMQRDMAFAVHGISELSFAGAAIALLFGVNVVAGSLAGSLVAAVLIGLLGAKARDRNSIIAVLMPFGLGLGILALALYPGRSANKFGLLTGQIVSVDDPQLGWLLVIGAIVLIALLLMWRPLTFDSLDADVAASRGVPTRFVALAFMVLLGLAVAVSVQIVGALLVLSLLVTPAAAAMRISSSPLGVPVLSVVFALVSVVGGILLALGSALPISPYVTTISFLIYVVCRIAGGRRARRRGAATASRRLVSQAG, from the coding sequence ATGATGCACCTGGATCTCTGGCAGCAGCTGTTCGACTTCACCGACTACGGCGAGCTGCTCCTGCTGGTGAAGAACTCCATCTTCGCCGGAGCCGTCCTCGGCATCGTCGGCGGTCTGATCGGCGTCTTCGTCATGCAGCGCGACATGGCGTTCGCGGTGCACGGCATCAGCGAGCTCTCCTTCGCCGGCGCGGCGATCGCCCTCCTGTTCGGCGTCAACGTCGTGGCGGGTTCGCTCGCCGGATCGCTGGTCGCGGCCGTGCTGATCGGCCTGCTCGGCGCGAAGGCGCGCGACCGCAACTCGATCATCGCCGTGCTGATGCCCTTCGGCCTGGGCCTCGGCATCCTGGCGCTGGCCCTCTATCCCGGCCGCAGTGCGAACAAGTTCGGGCTGCTCACCGGCCAGATCGTGTCGGTCGACGACCCGCAGCTCGGCTGGCTGCTGGTCATCGGCGCCATCGTCCTGATCGCCCTGCTGCTGATGTGGCGGCCGCTGACCTTCGACAGTCTGGATGCGGACGTCGCGGCCTCCCGCGGCGTCCCGACCCGGTTCGTCGCGCTCGCCTTCATGGTGCTGCTCGGCCTGGCCGTCGCGGTGTCCGTCCAGATCGTCGGCGCACTGCTCGTGCTCTCGCTGCTGGTGACGCCCGCCGCCGCGGCCATGCGCATCTCGTCGTCGCCTCTGGGCGTCCCCGTGCTGAGCGTGGTGTTCGCCCTGGTGTCGGTGGTGGGCGGCATCCTGCTCGCCCTGGGCAGCGCCCTCCCGATCAGCCCGTACGTGACGACCATCTCGTTCCTGATCTACGTCGTCTGCCGCATCGCCGGCGGGCGGCGTGCGCGACGACGCGGTGCGGCGACCGCTTCTCGGCGACTCGTGAGCCAGGCGGGCTAG
- a CDS encoding metal ABC transporter ATP-binding protein, which yields MTEPLERVPVPDARDVVLRLRDASLGFGDRTLWSGLDLDVHAGEFVAVLGPNGSGKTSLLRTILGQQRLDSGEIAFEGHPVRRGDRRIGYIPQQKLIPAGTPMRARDLVALGVNGHRWGLPLPRRSDREQVDRLIDSVGARRYADTAVGSLSGGEQQRLRVAQALAGDPALLLCDEPLLSLDLQHQRGVSELIDRRRREHGSAVVFVTHDVNPVLGMVDRVLYLAGGRFRTGTPDEVLRSEVLTDLYGTPVDVIRSRGRIVVVGIPDAETHDPHIHTRAEHPEPAA from the coding sequence ATGACCGAACCGCTCGAACGCGTGCCCGTCCCCGACGCCAGGGATGTGGTGCTGCGCCTGCGCGATGCGTCCCTCGGCTTCGGCGACCGCACGCTGTGGAGCGGGCTCGACCTCGACGTGCACGCGGGCGAGTTCGTCGCCGTGCTCGGGCCGAACGGCTCGGGCAAGACGAGCCTGCTGCGGACGATCCTCGGGCAGCAGCGCCTCGACAGCGGCGAGATCGCGTTCGAAGGCCACCCCGTGCGCCGCGGCGACCGCCGCATCGGCTACATCCCCCAGCAGAAGCTCATCCCCGCCGGAACACCCATGCGCGCCCGCGACCTCGTCGCCCTCGGCGTCAACGGGCACCGCTGGGGCCTCCCGCTCCCCCGGCGCTCCGACCGGGAGCAGGTCGACCGGCTCATCGACTCCGTCGGCGCTCGCCGCTATGCGGACACGGCCGTCGGCTCGCTGTCCGGCGGCGAGCAGCAGCGGCTGCGCGTCGCGCAGGCGCTCGCGGGCGACCCGGCGCTCCTGCTCTGCGACGAACCGCTGCTGTCGCTCGACCTGCAGCACCAGCGCGGCGTGAGCGAGCTCATCGACCGTCGCCGCCGCGAACACGGGAGCGCCGTCGTCTTCGTGACCCACGACGTCAACCCGGTGCTCGGGATGGTCGACCGCGTCCTCTACCTGGCCGGCGGCCGCTTCCGCACCGGCACCCCCGACGAGGTGCTGCGCAGCGAGGTGCTGACGGACCTGTACGGGACGCCGGTGGACGTCATCCGCAGTCGCGGGCGGATCGTCGTCGTCGGCATCCCCGACGCCGAGACGCACGACCCCCACATCCACACCCGCGCAGAGCACCCGGAGCCGGCCGCATGA
- a CDS encoding metal ABC transporter solute-binding protein, Zn/Mn family, with the protein MKTRSLVSALTAAAIALTLAGCSSSSAGSDDGTLRVVASTDVYGDIATTIGGDAVHVTSLMTDPAQDPHSFEASAQNQLAVSKADVVIENGGGYDDYMQTLVKGAKNSDVKVLNVVDLSGKKPVGGELNEHVWYDFPTVSTFAGALADALGAADPSKKATFEKNAAAFTEKVSALEATEADLKASYAGEGVAITEPVPLYLLDAIGLVNKTPEKFSAAIEEETDVSPVVLKDTLQLFSGHEVKLLAYNEQTTGAETEKVLSAAKAAGIPVVPVTETLPAGTHYIEWMRGNLDAVKDALAK; encoded by the coding sequence ATGAAGACGCGTTCCCTCGTCTCCGCTCTCACCGCGGCCGCCATCGCCCTGACCCTGGCCGGCTGCTCCTCGTCGTCGGCGGGGTCCGACGACGGCACCCTTCGCGTCGTCGCCAGCACCGACGTGTACGGCGACATCGCCACCACCATCGGCGGCGACGCCGTTCACGTCACCTCCCTCATGACCGACCCGGCCCAGGATCCGCACTCGTTCGAGGCCAGCGCGCAGAACCAGCTCGCCGTCTCCAAAGCCGACGTCGTCATCGAGAACGGCGGAGGCTACGACGACTACATGCAGACCCTCGTGAAGGGCGCGAAGAACAGCGACGTGAAGGTTCTGAACGTCGTCGACCTGTCGGGCAAGAAGCCCGTCGGCGGCGAGCTCAACGAGCACGTCTGGTACGACTTCCCGACCGTCTCGACCTTCGCCGGCGCGCTCGCCGACGCCCTGGGCGCCGCCGACCCGTCGAAGAAGGCGACCTTCGAGAAGAACGCCGCTGCCTTCACCGAGAAGGTCTCCGCCCTCGAGGCGACGGAAGCCGACCTGAAGGCGTCGTACGCCGGTGAGGGCGTCGCCATCACCGAGCCCGTGCCGCTCTACCTGCTCGACGCCATCGGGCTCGTCAACAAGACGCCCGAGAAGTTCAGCGCGGCGATCGAGGAGGAGACCGACGTCTCCCCGGTCGTGCTGAAGGACACCCTCCAGCTGTTCAGCGGTCACGAGGTGAAGCTCCTCGCCTACAACGAGCAGACCACCGGCGCCGAGACCGAGAAGGTGCTGTCCGCCGCGAAGGCCGCGGGCATCCCCGTGGTGCCGGTCACCGAGACCCTCCCCGCAGGAACGCACTACATCGAGTGGATGCGCGGCAACCTGGACGCCGTGAAGGACGCGCTGGCGAAATGA
- a CDS encoding dihydrolipoamide acetyltransferase family protein, protein MSESQFLLPDVGEGLTEAEIVSWKVTPGEQVAVNQVIVEIETAKSLVELPSPFEGTVGELLVSEGQTVEVGTPIFTVTAGGEPVEPPAREPEPAEEVAADTAASVSHEDEPKPGAVLVGYGSAGHGTSRRRRVSHPGTASIPVSFSGSVAQQPAPAAPAPAAAAPAAPATQQAPAAPAPAAPAHTASAHTASVPHAGGPVIAKPPVRKLAKDLGVDITVVTPTGPVGDVTRDDVLREASQVTVFRNIQTPEWPNDREERIPVKGVRKAIANAMTSSAFSAPHVSLFVDVDATRTMEFVKRLKNSADFAGVKVSPLLIMAKAIIWAVRRNPTVNSAWTDEEIIVRHYVNLGIAAATPRGLIVPNIKEAQGMTLLELARALEQLTLTARDGKTPPADMSGGTITITNIGVFGMDTGTPILNPGEVGIVALGTIKQKPWVVDGEVRPRYVTTLGASFDHRVVDGDVASRFLADVASIIEEPALLLD, encoded by the coding sequence ATGAGCGAGTCCCAGTTCCTCCTGCCCGATGTGGGCGAGGGCCTGACCGAGGCGGAGATCGTCTCGTGGAAGGTGACCCCGGGCGAGCAGGTCGCGGTCAACCAGGTGATCGTCGAGATCGAGACTGCGAAGTCGCTCGTCGAGCTGCCGTCCCCGTTCGAGGGAACGGTCGGCGAACTCCTCGTCTCGGAGGGCCAGACCGTCGAGGTCGGCACCCCGATCTTCACCGTCACGGCCGGCGGCGAGCCGGTCGAACCCCCCGCGCGCGAGCCGGAGCCCGCCGAAGAGGTCGCGGCCGACACCGCCGCGAGCGTCTCCCACGAGGACGAGCCGAAGCCGGGCGCCGTCCTGGTCGGCTACGGATCCGCCGGCCACGGGACCAGTCGCCGCCGCCGGGTCTCGCACCCGGGGACGGCGTCGATCCCTGTGTCGTTCTCGGGCTCGGTCGCGCAGCAGCCGGCACCCGCCGCGCCCGCCCCGGCGGCGGCCGCTCCCGCCGCGCCGGCCACACAGCAGGCGCCCGCCGCGCCTGCGCCCGCCGCCCCGGCGCACACCGCTTCGGCGCACACCGCTTCGGTGCCGCACGCCGGCGGCCCGGTCATCGCCAAGCCCCCCGTTCGCAAGCTCGCCAAAGACCTGGGCGTCGACATCACCGTCGTCACGCCGACGGGCCCGGTCGGCGACGTCACCCGCGACGACGTGCTGCGCGAGGCGTCGCAGGTCACCGTGTTCCGCAACATCCAGACGCCGGAGTGGCCGAACGACCGCGAGGAGCGCATCCCCGTCAAGGGCGTCCGCAAGGCGATCGCCAACGCCATGACCTCGAGCGCGTTCAGCGCTCCGCACGTGAGCCTGTTCGTCGACGTGGATGCGACCCGCACCATGGAGTTCGTCAAGCGCCTCAAGAACTCGGCCGACTTCGCCGGCGTCAAGGTGTCGCCGCTGCTGATCATGGCGAAGGCGATCATCTGGGCCGTGCGCCGCAACCCCACCGTGAACTCGGCGTGGACGGACGAGGAGATCATCGTCCGCCACTACGTGAACCTCGGAATCGCCGCGGCGACCCCGCGGGGGCTCATCGTGCCGAACATCAAGGAGGCGCAGGGCATGACCCTGCTCGAGCTGGCGCGCGCCCTCGAGCAGCTGACCCTGACGGCCCGCGACGGCAAGACGCCGCCGGCCGACATGAGCGGCGGAACCATCACCATCACGAACATCGGCGTGTTCGGGATGGACACCGGCACGCCCATCCTGAACCCCGGCGAGGTCGGCATCGTCGCCCTCGGCACGATCAAGCAGAAGCCGTGGGTCGTCGACGGCGAGGTGCGTCCCCGCTACGTCACCACGCTGGGCGCCTCGTTCGATCACCGGGTCGTGGATGGCGACGTGGCGTCGCGCTTCCTGGCCGACGTCGCGTCGATCATCGAGGAGCCGGCGCTCCTCCTCGATTGA
- a CDS encoding alpha-ketoacid dehydrogenase subunit beta codes for MVKALNAGLRRALADDPRVILMGEDIGPLGGVFRVTEGLQKEFGPQRVMDTPLAEAGIIGTAIGLAMRGYRPVVEIQFNGFVFPGFDQITTQLAKMTNRHSGRIPFPVVIRIPHGGHIGAVEHHQEAPEAYFAHTAGLRVVAPSTPHDAYWMIQEAIRSDDPVVFFEPMSRYWPKGEVDVVENPTPLHASRVVRTGTDATIVAWAGMVSVALRAAELAAEEGRSLEVVDLRSLSPVDYGPVIASVQKTGRLIVAQEAPSNVSVGSEVAATVAEKAFYSLEAPILRVSGFDVPFPPAKLEEIYLPDADRILEAVDRALAY; via the coding sequence ATGGTCAAGGCGCTCAACGCCGGTCTGCGCCGGGCGCTGGCCGACGACCCGCGCGTCATCCTGATGGGCGAGGACATCGGCCCGCTGGGCGGCGTGTTCCGCGTGACGGAGGGCCTGCAGAAGGAGTTCGGGCCGCAGCGGGTGATGGACACCCCTCTCGCCGAGGCGGGCATCATCGGAACGGCGATCGGTCTCGCGATGCGCGGGTACCGTCCGGTGGTCGAGATCCAGTTCAACGGCTTCGTCTTCCCCGGCTTCGACCAGATCACGACGCAGCTCGCCAAGATGACCAACCGCCACAGCGGACGGATCCCGTTCCCGGTCGTCATCCGCATCCCCCACGGCGGTCACATCGGAGCCGTCGAGCACCACCAGGAGGCGCCGGAGGCCTACTTCGCGCATACCGCCGGCCTGCGGGTCGTCGCACCGTCGACGCCGCATGACGCGTACTGGATGATCCAGGAGGCGATCCGTTCGGACGACCCCGTCGTCTTCTTCGAGCCGATGAGCCGCTACTGGCCGAAGGGCGAGGTCGACGTCGTCGAGAACCCGACGCCGCTGCACGCCAGCCGGGTCGTCCGCACCGGGACCGACGCGACCATCGTGGCGTGGGCCGGCATGGTGAGCGTCGCCCTGCGCGCAGCGGAGCTCGCCGCGGAGGAGGGCCGCAGCCTCGAGGTCGTCGACCTCCGCTCGCTCTCCCCCGTCGACTACGGTCCGGTGATCGCATCCGTGCAGAAGACCGGCCGGCTCATCGTCGCCCAGGAGGCGCCGAGCAACGTCTCGGTAGGCTCCGAGGTCGCGGCGACGGTGGCCGAGAAGGCGTTCTACTCGCTGGAGGCGCCCATTCTCCGCGTCTCCGGCTTCGATGTCCCCTTCCCGCCGGCGAAGCTCGAGGAGATCTACCTCCCCGACGCCGACCGCATCCTCGAGGCCGTCGACCGGGCGCTCGCCTACTGA
- the pdhA gene encoding pyruvate dehydrogenase (acetyl-transferring) E1 component subunit alpha yields the protein MVATNEIPRPANTVQLLTADGRFQPSETSAEYLPYLERLDENDYRRFYRDMVRVRAFDHEAANLQRQGQLGLWVPSQGQEGAQVGSAHAAKPQDHLFPSYREHVVGMVRGIDPIGIIGLLRGTTHGGWDPTDPAVGNFHLYTLVIGSQTLHATGYAMGMKLDGKVGTGDPSKDEASIVYFGDGATSQGDVNEAYVFAASYQTPQVFFLQNNHWAISVPVSTQSRTPLYLRSSGFGIPGVQIDGNDVLAAYAVTAKHLDDARNGEGPSMIEALTYRMGAHTSSDDPSKYRTDEELASWAERDPIRRFRVFLEEQGVGQGFFDSADEEAADLAADIRRRTLELTPPSVASMFQHVYSEPHPVTDEQRRWLEEYEASFGGDA from the coding sequence GTGGTTGCGACGAACGAGATCCCGCGCCCGGCGAACACCGTCCAGCTGCTGACCGCTGACGGCCGTTTCCAGCCGAGCGAGACGTCGGCCGAATACCTCCCCTACCTGGAGCGGCTCGACGAGAACGACTACCGCCGCTTCTACCGCGACATGGTGCGCGTTCGCGCGTTCGACCATGAGGCGGCGAACCTGCAGCGGCAAGGGCAGCTCGGGCTCTGGGTGCCCAGCCAGGGCCAGGAGGGCGCCCAGGTCGGCTCCGCGCATGCCGCGAAGCCGCAGGACCACCTCTTCCCCTCCTACCGCGAGCACGTGGTCGGCATGGTCCGGGGCATCGACCCGATCGGGATCATCGGACTCCTCCGCGGCACGACGCACGGCGGGTGGGACCCGACCGACCCGGCCGTCGGCAACTTCCACCTCTACACGCTGGTCATCGGCTCGCAGACCCTGCACGCCACCGGCTACGCCATGGGCATGAAGCTCGACGGCAAGGTCGGCACGGGCGACCCGTCGAAGGACGAGGCGTCCATCGTGTACTTCGGCGACGGAGCCACGAGCCAGGGCGATGTCAACGAGGCGTACGTCTTCGCCGCGAGCTACCAGACCCCGCAGGTGTTCTTCCTGCAGAACAACCACTGGGCGATCTCGGTGCCGGTGAGCACCCAGTCGCGCACCCCGCTCTACCTGCGCTCGAGCGGCTTCGGCATCCCCGGCGTCCAGATCGACGGCAACGACGTCCTCGCGGCCTACGCGGTGACCGCCAAGCACCTCGACGACGCCAGGAACGGCGAGGGTCCCAGCATGATCGAGGCGCTGACGTACCGGATGGGCGCGCACACCTCCAGCGACGACCCCAGCAAGTACCGCACCGACGAGGAGCTGGCCTCCTGGGCCGAGCGCGACCCGATCCGGCGCTTCCGCGTGTTCCTCGAGGAGCAGGGTGTCGGGCAGGGCTTCTTCGACAGCGCGGACGAGGAGGCGGCCGACCTCGCCGCCGACATCCGGAGGCGCACGCTCGAACTGACGCCTCCCTCTGTCGCGTCGATGTTCCAGCACGTCTACAGTGAGCCGCATCCCGTGACGGACGAGCAGCGACGGTGGCTCGAGGAGTACGAGGCATCGTTCGGAGGTGACGCATGA
- a CDS encoding pyridoxal phosphate-dependent aminotransferase, whose translation MSSDDTLGVRLRPEIVAVPAYKQGRPAPADGFKLSSNENPFPPLPSVVEAVAATLRDLNRYPNAGGADLRERLAERHGVGVGQVHLGSGSVALLSQLISAAAGVGDEVVYSWRSFEAYPGLVTVAGATSVQVPNRPDGSHDLDAMAAAITDRTRVVIVCTPNNPTGTIVTTADFEAFMERVPSDLLVLLDEAYYEFVTDDAAVDGIPLLSRYPNLVVLRTFSKAYGLAALRIGYAVGPQAVLDAARSAAIPLSVTDASRVAALASIDAEDELMERVARLAMRRDRLRDALLEQGWAVPEAQGNFVWLATGEQTVEANDAFFDAGLTVRAFPPEGIRISVGEEESVDKLLQVAGDLVRNLPNGHPGKRLG comes from the coding sequence GTGAGTTCGGATGACACGCTCGGCGTGAGACTACGGCCCGAGATCGTCGCGGTGCCCGCCTACAAGCAGGGCCGCCCGGCACCGGCGGACGGATTCAAGCTGTCGAGCAACGAGAACCCCTTCCCGCCCCTGCCCTCGGTCGTCGAGGCGGTCGCGGCGACTCTGCGCGACCTGAACCGGTACCCGAACGCCGGCGGCGCCGACCTGCGCGAGCGCCTCGCCGAGCGGCACGGCGTCGGCGTCGGCCAGGTCCACCTCGGCAGCGGCTCGGTCGCGCTGCTGTCGCAGCTGATCTCCGCTGCGGCCGGCGTCGGCGACGAGGTCGTGTACTCCTGGCGCTCCTTCGAGGCCTACCCCGGGCTCGTGACCGTCGCGGGCGCGACGAGCGTGCAGGTGCCCAACCGTCCGGACGGCAGCCACGACCTGGATGCGATGGCCGCCGCGATCACCGACCGCACGCGCGTCGTGATCGTCTGCACGCCCAACAACCCCACCGGCACCATCGTGACCACCGCCGATTTCGAGGCGTTCATGGAACGCGTGCCCTCCGACCTGCTGGTGCTCCTCGACGAGGCCTACTACGAGTTCGTCACCGACGACGCGGCCGTCGACGGCATCCCCCTGCTCTCGCGCTACCCCAACCTCGTCGTGCTGCGCACCTTCTCGAAGGCATACGGGCTCGCGGCACTGCGCATCGGCTACGCCGTCGGTCCGCAGGCGGTGCTGGATGCGGCCCGCTCCGCCGCCATCCCGCTCTCGGTGACGGACGCATCCCGCGTCGCGGCCCTCGCCTCCATCGACGCGGAGGATGAGCTCATGGAGCGCGTCGCCCGCCTGGCGATGCGCCGCGACCGGCTCCGCGACGCGCTGCTCGAACAGGGCTGGGCGGTTCCGGAGGCGCAGGGTAACTTCGTCTGGCTCGCGACGGGCGAGCAGACCGTCGAGGCGAACGACGCCTTCTTCGACGCAGGTCTCACGGTCCGCGCCTTCCCGCCGGAGGGCATCCGCATCAGCGTCGGCGAGGAGGAATCTGTGGACAAACTCCTGCAGGTCGCGGGCGATCTTGTGCGGAACCTACCAAATGGGCACCCCGGCAAGCGGTTAGGTTAG
- a CDS encoding phage holin family protein, with protein MRFLLRLIVNALALWLTTLIVSGVSVHPYAPDTTATVLTYLLIALIFGLVNAIVGTVIRVVAFPLYILTLGLISLLVNAFLLFIVSWISDAMGFGLHIDGFWWGVLGALVLGIIAWLLGLLIRPARRD; from the coding sequence ATGCGATTCCTGCTCAGACTGATCGTCAACGCCCTCGCCCTCTGGCTCACGACGCTGATCGTCAGCGGTGTGAGCGTGCACCCGTACGCTCCGGACACCACCGCGACGGTGCTGACCTACCTGCTCATCGCGCTCATCTTCGGCCTGGTGAACGCGATCGTCGGCACGGTCATCCGGGTGGTCGCGTTCCCGCTGTACATCCTCACGCTGGGGCTCATCTCGCTGCTCGTGAACGCGTTCCTGCTGTTCATCGTGTCGTGGATCAGCGATGCCATGGGGTTCGGTCTCCACATCGACGGCTTCTGGTGGGGCGTGCTCGGTGCGCTCGTCCTCGGCATCATCGCGTGGCTGCTCGGGCTGCTGATCCGGCCCGCCCGGCGCGACTGA
- the purB gene encoding adenylosuccinate lyase — protein MSALPPQPLSPLDGRYRSAVLGLGDHLSEAGLNRARVQVEVDWLIYLTEHRMFGSSPLTGEQKAALRALADDFGQPEIDRLAELEATTRHDVKAVEYLVRERLHALGLDHIAELTHFAATSEDINNLSYALTVSAAVRESWLPKFRAVIGELRAQAKQYRDDAMLARTHGQPATPTTMGKELAVFVHRLERVREQIEGGVHLGKFSGATGTFAAHLVADPDADWPRISREFVESLGLDWNPLTTQIESHDWQAELYSRISHANRILHNLCTDIWTYISLGYFRQVPEPGATGSSTMPHKVNPIRFENAEANLELSSAVLDSLAATLVTSRLQRDLTDSTTQRNIGVGLGHSLLALDNIERGLGQIAIDRQALADDLDANWEVLAEAIQTVIRAEVTAGRSTITDPYALLKELTRGKRVDHAALTEFVNGLEIGQAAKNRLLALTPAGYIGLASELVDYL, from the coding sequence ATGTCCGCCCTGCCTCCCCAGCCGCTCAGCCCCCTCGACGGCCGTTACCGGTCCGCCGTGCTCGGCCTCGGCGACCACCTGTCGGAGGCCGGCCTCAACCGCGCGCGCGTGCAGGTCGAGGTCGACTGGCTGATCTACCTGACCGAGCACCGGATGTTCGGCTCCTCGCCGCTGACCGGCGAGCAGAAGGCGGCGCTCCGGGCGCTCGCGGACGACTTCGGACAGCCGGAGATCGACCGGCTCGCCGAGCTGGAGGCGACGACCAGGCACGACGTGAAGGCGGTCGAGTACCTCGTGCGCGAGCGACTGCACGCGCTCGGCCTCGACCACATCGCCGAGCTCACGCACTTCGCGGCGACCAGCGAGGACATCAACAACCTCTCCTACGCCCTCACCGTGAGCGCGGCCGTGCGCGAGTCGTGGCTTCCGAAGTTCCGCGCGGTCATCGGCGAGCTCCGCGCGCAGGCGAAGCAGTACCGCGACGACGCGATGCTCGCCCGCACGCACGGGCAGCCGGCGACGCCGACCACCATGGGCAAGGAACTGGCGGTCTTCGTGCACCGCCTCGAGCGCGTGCGCGAGCAGATCGAGGGCGGTGTGCACCTCGGCAAGTTCAGCGGAGCGACGGGCACCTTCGCCGCTCACCTCGTCGCCGACCCGGATGCCGACTGGCCCCGCATCTCGCGCGAGTTCGTCGAGAGCCTCGGCCTGGACTGGAACCCGCTGACCACGCAGATCGAGTCGCACGACTGGCAGGCGGAGCTGTATTCGCGCATCTCGCACGCCAACCGCATCCTGCACAACCTGTGCACCGACATCTGGACGTACATCTCGCTCGGCTACTTCCGGCAGGTCCCGGAGCCGGGAGCGACCGGGTCGTCGACGATGCCGCACAAGGTGAACCCGATCCGGTTCGAGAACGCCGAAGCCAACCTGGAGCTCTCCAGCGCCGTGCTCGACTCGCTGGCCGCGACGCTCGTCACCAGCCGCCTGCAGCGCGACCTCACCGACTCGACCACGCAGCGCAACATCGGCGTCGGTCTGGGCCACTCCCTCCTCGCCCTCGACAACATCGAGCGCGGGCTCGGCCAGATCGCGATCGACCGGCAGGCTCTCGCGGACGACCTCGACGCCAACTGGGAGGTGCTCGCGGAGGCCATCCAGACGGTGATCCGTGCCGAGGTCACCGCCGGCCGCTCGACCATCACCGACCCGTACGCGCTGCTGAAGGAGCTGACGCGCGGCAAGCGCGTCGACCACGCGGCGCTGACCGAGTTCGTGAACGGGCTCGAGATCGGCCAGGCCGCGAAGAACCGGCTCCTGGCGCTCACGCCGGCCGGCTACATCGGCCTCGCCTCGGAGCTGGTCGACTACCTGTAG
- a CDS encoding DUF308 domain-containing protein — MATAVPAQHSDIHAHSRYWVVPAVRAVVALAAAAVITFTRDAHTATFGLIVFGAFAIVDGLATGVLSALLAGRRITRVLFAVQGAIGVIAGVLALALSSSGLGLFLYLVTVWAALTGILELYNGVRERGRDAAARDWLITGALTAVLALVLLFAPADAVLAIGLFGAWAVIVGVFQGIGAATLRGAARDRTPSHGSESGS; from the coding sequence GTGGCTACCGCCGTCCCTGCCCAGCATTCCGACATCCACGCGCACAGCCGGTACTGGGTCGTCCCCGCCGTCCGCGCCGTCGTGGCCCTGGCCGCCGCAGCGGTCATCACGTTCACGCGGGATGCGCACACGGCGACGTTCGGGCTCATCGTCTTCGGGGCCTTCGCCATCGTCGACGGGCTGGCGACCGGTGTGCTGAGCGCCCTTCTGGCCGGGCGCCGCATCACCCGCGTCCTGTTCGCCGTTCAGGGGGCGATCGGCGTGATCGCCGGAGTTCTCGCCCTCGCGCTGTCGTCCTCGGGGCTGGGTCTCTTCCTGTACCTCGTCACCGTGTGGGCGGCGCTGACCGGCATCCTCGAGCTCTACAACGGCGTCCGCGAACGCGGCCGTGACGCCGCCGCCCGCGACTGGCTCATCACCGGCGCCCTCACCGCCGTGCTCGCCCTCGTCCTGCTGTTCGCCCCCGCCGATGCGGTGCTCGCGATCGGGCTGTTCGGCGCGTGGGCCGTCATCGTCGGCGTCTTCCAGGGGATCGGCGCAGCGACGCTTCGAGGCGCCGCACGCGATCGGACCCCGTCGCACGGATCGGAGAGCGGATCGTGA